From Ascaphus truei isolate aAscTru1 chromosome 20, aAscTru1.hap1, whole genome shotgun sequence, one genomic window encodes:
- the LOC142470691 gene encoding olfactory receptor 5P72-like translates to MCEDNQTMVTEIILLGFQNIQRTKTLLFCLFLLIYIVILIGNLLIILLVSTNDHLNHPMYFFLKHLAFADLLLTTTIVPNMLHVILMEGGRISIFCCIMSQSLFVTFSAFSQSCLLMLMSFDRYLAICNPLRYSSIMNMNLCFKLAIGCWTFSFVLVQCEFFMIFQFQFCTINVIDHFYCDFAPLLALSSSDTFTLIWVDFVFTILETLLPFVFVIVSYVCIFISIVQISSIGGKKKAFSTCSSHLLIVCTYYGTLLHIYVLSTGSNSFNENKFKSLAFIVLTPFINPIIYSLRNQEIKEALKLTYRKILALH, encoded by the coding sequence atgtgtgaggataatCAAACCATGGTGACTGAGATCATACTTCTTGGATTTCAGAACATTCAAAGAACAAAGACTCTCCTCTTCTGTCTCTTCCTTCTGATCTATATTGTGATATTAATTGGAAATCTCTTGATCATCCTGTTGGTGTCGACCAATGACCATCTCAATCATCCCATGTACTTCTTCCTTAAACATTTGGCCTTTGCTGACCTCTTGCTCACCACCACTATTGTACCCAATATGCTACATGTTATATTAATGGAAGGAGGTCGGATATCTATATTTTGCTGCATCATGTCACAAAGTTTGTTTGTTACCTTCTCAGCATTTTCACAATCCTGCCTTCTCATGCTGATGTCTTTTGATCGATATCTTGCCATCTGTAACCCATTGCGTTATTCCTCTATTATGAACATGAATCTTTGTTTCAAACTGGCTATTGGTTGTTGGACATTCAGTTTTGTTCTAGTTCAATGTGAATTTTTTATGATATTTCAGTTTCAGTTCTGTACCATCAATGTCATTGACCATTTCTACTGTGACTTCGCTCCTCTCCTAGCACTTTCTTCTTCAGACACTTTCACACTGATATGGGTAGACTTTGTGTTTACAATCCTGGAGACATTGCTTCCATTTGTCTTTGTCATCGTTTCATATGTCTGTATCTTCATATCCATCGTCCAGATCTCCTCTATAGGTGGCAAGAAGAAAGCTTTCTCCACCTGCAGCTCCCATCTGTTAATCGTCTGCACATATTATGGGACTCTGCTTCATATATATGTGTTGTCAACAGGATCAAACTCATTTAATGAAAACAAATTCAAATCTCTGGCATTTATTGTGCTGACCCCGTTCATCAATCCCATCATATACAGTCTGAGAAACCAGGAGATCAAAGAAGCATTAAAGCTAACTTATAGAAAAATACTAGCACTGCATTAA